Proteins co-encoded in one Acidovorax sp. 69 genomic window:
- a CDS encoding HlyD family secretion protein gives MGSKWKIYATAAALLLLGAVLVVRWAPWRVDGPGPGFVSGNGRVEATEIAVATKLAGRVQDILVAEGEFVKAGQPVAHMQIDGLQAQREEAVARLQQAQLAISSTEVQVAQRESDHQAALAVVAQRESDLDTARRRLPRSEQLAREGFFSSQLLDDDRAKVHSLQAAVVAARAQAKAAQAGIGAARTQVTSSQANVRALEATLARIDVELADSELKAPRDGRVQFRVVQPGEVVGAGARVLQLVDLTDVYMTFFLPETLAGRVALGSEVRIVLDAAPDFVIPAAVSFVASTAQFTPKTVETVSERQKLMFRVRAQIDKALLLRHQEQVKTGLPGVAWLRVDPAVEWPAVLAVKAGQ, from the coding sequence TGCTGGTAGTGCGGTGGGCGCCTTGGCGTGTGGACGGACCGGGCCCCGGCTTTGTGAGCGGCAATGGTCGCGTGGAGGCCACAGAGATCGCCGTAGCCACCAAGCTGGCGGGCAGGGTGCAGGACATTCTGGTGGCCGAAGGTGAGTTCGTGAAGGCCGGTCAGCCCGTGGCCCACATGCAGATTGACGGATTGCAGGCCCAGCGCGAAGAGGCTGTGGCGCGCCTGCAGCAGGCCCAGCTGGCCATCAGCAGCACCGAGGTACAGGTGGCGCAACGCGAAAGTGACCATCAGGCAGCCCTTGCAGTGGTGGCCCAGCGCGAGAGCGACCTGGATACCGCCCGTCGCCGCCTGCCGCGCTCCGAGCAGTTGGCGCGCGAGGGGTTTTTCTCCAGCCAGTTGCTCGATGATGACCGCGCCAAAGTGCACAGTCTGCAGGCCGCCGTGGTGGCTGCACGGGCACAGGCCAAGGCGGCGCAAGCAGGTATTGGAGCGGCCCGCACCCAGGTGACGAGTTCGCAGGCCAACGTGCGCGCGCTGGAGGCCACGCTGGCCCGCATCGATGTGGAGCTGGCCGACAGCGAGCTCAAGGCCCCGCGCGACGGCCGTGTGCAGTTCCGCGTGGTGCAACCCGGTGAGGTGGTGGGTGCCGGTGCACGCGTGCTGCAACTGGTGGACCTGACCGATGTGTACATGACTTTCTTTTTGCCCGAGACCTTGGCGGGCCGCGTGGCGCTGGGCAGCGAGGTGCGCATCGTGCTCGATGCCGCGCCGGACTTCGTCATCCCTGCAGCCGTCTCGTTTGTTGCCAGCACCGCGCAGTTCACGCCCAAAACGGTAGAGACTGTCAGTGAGCGGCAGAAGCTCATGTTCCGCGTGCGGGCGCAGATCGACAAGGCGCTGCTGCTGCGCCACCAGGAGCAGGTCAAGACGGGCCTGCCAGGCGTGGCCTGGCTGCGCGTGGACCCCGCGGTGGAATGGCCTGCAGTGCTGGCCGTCAAGGCCGGGCAGTGA